The genomic stretch AGGATTAATATGAGTACATCTAAACTTATTTTTGATAAAGTTAACAAGACGCTTGAATGGTTTATGATTATCATTTTTGCATTGCTAGTCTTAGATGTTTTATTTCAAGTGTTTTCAAGATATCTTTTAGGTACTTCTTTTACTTGGACAGAAGAATTTGCAAGATTCTCTTTAATTTGGATGACCATTTTAGGAGCTGCTTATTTAAATGCAAAAAGAGAGCATCTCTCAATGGATTTTTTATACGATAAACTATCAATTTCAAATAAAAGAAAAGCCTCTATAGTTATAGAAGTTTTTATTTT from Polaribacter marinaquae encodes the following:
- a CDS encoding TRAP transporter small permease: MSTSKLIFDKVNKTLEWFMIIIFALLVLDVLFQVFSRYLLGTSFTWTEEFARFSLIWMTILGAAYLNAKREHLSMDFLYDKLSISNKRKASIVIEVFIFLFALIVMFLGGANLVYTTLHLDQLSGTLRIPLGYIYAVLPFSGFLIMCFSIYHIVNIYTNKNNL